From the genome of Triticum aestivum cultivar Chinese Spring chromosome 3B, IWGSC CS RefSeq v2.1, whole genome shotgun sequence, one region includes:
- the LOC123067880 gene encoding LOW QUALITY PROTEIN: uncharacterized protein (The sequence of the model RefSeq protein was modified relative to this genomic sequence to represent the inferred CDS: deleted 1 base in 1 codon; substituted 1 base at 1 genomic stop codon) has product MPFLLGTVAPDMSNHQSLVACFKGEAQSSLFVNVSHITFCSLSSLPSXGAYVLPVPYPNEIDLRMLLGGAACEAAMLGFHIKPVLSYYVYHGPIFRAMDATSITVVGPHWTGPLHDRSSIIEMLDLAIEWGWAHTSENGVTLEKLLGTMIEESDPRLPPGYIRLDEMASRAKVNSPPLRTLIHSLQKQGYATCRSHIGANAEKTNCPISSCIVVARETRNLH; this is encoded by the exons ATGCCCTTTCTATTGGGGACAGTAGCGCCGGACATGTCAAACCATCAATCTTTGGTGGCATGCTTCAAGGGCGAA GCTCAATCAAGTCTGTTTGTAAACGTCAGCCACATAACATTTTGT TCTCTTAGCTCACTGCCTTCATAAGGAGCATACGTTCTTCCAGTGCCATATCCGAATGAGATTGATTTGCGAATGCTTTTAGGTGGGGCTGCCTGCGAAGCAGCTATGCTGGGATTTCACATAAAACCAGTACTCTCTTATTATGTATACCACGGTCCAATTTTTCGAGCCATG GATGCCACTTCAATCACAGTCGTAGGCCCACATTGGACAGGTCCTCTCCATGATCGCTCTTCCATCATAGAAATGCTAGACTTGGCTATAGAATGGGGATGGGCACACACAAGTGAGAATGGTGTCACTTTGGAAAAACTTCTTGGCACCATGATTGAGGAGAGTGACCCAAGGTTACCGCCTGGATATATAAGACTTGATGAG ATGGCCAGCCGAGCAAAAGTCAACTCTCCACCACTTCGTACTCTCATCCATTCATTGCAGAAG CAAGGTTATGCTACTTGTAGATCACATATAGGTGCGAACGCAGAGAAGACCAACTGTCCCATCAGTTCATGCATTGTGGTTGCACGGGAGACCCGAAATTTGCATTAA